Proteins found in one Allorhizobium pseudoryzae genomic segment:
- a CDS encoding AraC family transcriptional regulator, with amino-acid sequence MHNVSQQQAAEATPVSMTEKTRFWRDRRFHDMECLTASFITHEFSPHSHDTFSIGAIENGCQVAMIRGEREHTGPGALYLINPGEVHDGQPGAPDGYRYRMIYPDMTVLTEIIEEMTGRAFHGSPSFARQLLTDRPLAAAFNRAHRAIEEGTALEGEESMYGVLATMFARHGSEIIRAPDYQEPLAMRRVKDYIASHFDEEIGLQALAKVAGLSRAHMIRAFRKHYFITPHAYQTDLRIRHARCLLRAGATPSDTAAACGFADQAHLTRHFKARTGLTPAVFRAG; translated from the coding sequence ATGCACAATGTATCGCAGCAACAGGCCGCCGAGGCGACACCTGTTTCGATGACGGAAAAGACCCGGTTCTGGCGCGACAGGCGTTTTCACGACATGGAATGCCTGACGGCCTCGTTCATCACGCACGAATTTTCCCCGCATTCACATGACACGTTTTCGATCGGCGCGATCGAGAACGGCTGCCAGGTGGCGATGATCCGTGGCGAACGGGAACACACCGGCCCCGGCGCGCTCTACCTCATCAATCCGGGCGAGGTGCATGACGGCCAGCCCGGTGCGCCGGACGGCTATCGCTACCGGATGATTTATCCTGACATGACCGTGCTGACCGAGATCATCGAGGAGATGACGGGACGCGCCTTCCACGGTTCGCCGAGTTTCGCCCGGCAGTTGCTGACCGACCGGCCGCTCGCCGCCGCCTTCAACCGGGCGCATCGGGCGATCGAGGAGGGCACGGCGCTGGAGGGCGAGGAGAGCATGTATGGCGTGCTCGCCACCATGTTTGCCCGCCACGGCAGCGAGATCATCCGCGCGCCCGACTACCAGGAGCCGCTCGCGATGCGCCGGGTGAAGGATTACATCGCCAGCCATTTCGACGAGGAGATCGGGCTTCAGGCGCTGGCGAAGGTGGCGGGCCTCAGCCGCGCCCACATGATCCGCGCCTTCCGCAAACACTATTTCATCACGCCGCACGCCTATCAGACGGATCTGCGCATCCGTCATGCCCGGTGCCTGCTGCGGGCGGGTGCCACGCCGTCGGATACGGCCGCCGCCTGCGGCTTTGCCGATCAGGCACATCTGACACGGCATTTCAAGGCGCGCACGGGTCTGACGCCCGCCGTCTTCCGCGCCGGCTGA
- a CDS encoding alpha-D-ribose 1-methylphosphonate 5-triphosphate diphosphatase: MQQQTAVIIEGATVVFADRLAPASVRFEGGAITAIDGARDGAEVIDGRGHLLAPAFVDIHGDAFERQIMPRPGTMLPVVPALLETDRQLAANGIATAYHALTLSWEPGLRSVDNGRAVVAGLDQLAPRLTVDNRVQLRWETFCFEAIDLIRQALAGPRLPSIAFNDHTSMLLLDPSVTLQERPFELDPAYPALSPDNPVFADKMAERGKRAKIPAAEMVSLTRSIWERRPQVQAAIDEVAALGRAAGAPMLSHDDSQVETRDFYRTRGARISEFPMNRRVAQAAREAGDFIVFGAPNATRGGSHLASIGAADMIREGLCDILASDYYYPAMLLGLARLLADGVAPLTDLWPLVSANPARASGLTDRGVIEVGRRADLLLVEWPEGGVPSVRRTFVEGREAYRAVSAGS; this comes from the coding sequence ATGCAGCAGCAGACGGCAGTCATCATCGAAGGCGCAACCGTGGTTTTTGCGGACCGCCTGGCGCCCGCCTCGGTGCGGTTCGAGGGCGGCGCAATCACCGCGATCGACGGTGCGCGGGACGGGGCCGAGGTGATCGACGGGCGTGGCCACCTTCTGGCGCCGGCCTTCGTCGATATCCATGGCGATGCCTTCGAGCGGCAGATCATGCCGCGGCCGGGCACCATGCTGCCGGTGGTACCAGCGCTTCTCGAGACGGACCGACAACTGGCGGCCAACGGCATTGCGACCGCCTATCATGCGCTGACGCTCAGCTGGGAGCCGGGGCTCCGCTCGGTGGACAACGGCCGCGCCGTCGTGGCGGGGCTCGATCAATTGGCACCGCGCCTCACCGTCGATAATCGCGTGCAACTACGCTGGGAAACCTTCTGTTTCGAAGCGATCGATCTCATTCGCCAGGCCCTTGCCGGCCCGCGGCTGCCCTCGATCGCCTTCAACGACCATACCTCCATGCTGCTGCTCGATCCCTCCGTGACGCTGCAGGAGCGGCCCTTCGAGCTTGATCCCGCCTATCCGGCGCTCTCTCCGGACAATCCCGTTTTCGCCGACAAAATGGCCGAGCGTGGCAAGCGGGCAAAAATCCCGGCGGCCGAGATGGTGTCGCTGACCCGCTCGATCTGGGAACGCCGGCCTCAAGTGCAGGCCGCAATCGACGAGGTGGCAGCGCTTGGCCGCGCCGCTGGCGCGCCGATGCTCTCGCATGACGACAGCCAGGTGGAGACGCGCGACTTCTACCGCACCCGGGGCGCCCGCATCAGCGAATTCCCGATGAACCGGCGTGTTGCCCAGGCGGCGCGCGAAGCCGGCGATTTCATCGTCTTCGGTGCGCCGAATGCCACGCGCGGCGGCAGCCATCTCGCCTCCATCGGGGCGGCCGATATGATCCGCGAAGGGCTCTGCGATATCCTTGCCTCCGACTATTATTATCCCGCCATGCTGCTGGGTCTCGCCCGGCTGCTGGCCGATGGCGTGGCACCGCTCACGGATCTCTGGCCGCTCGTCTCCGCCAATCCGGCGCGAGCCTCGGGCCTCACCGATCGGGGTGTGATCGAGGTTGGGCGGCGGGCCGATCTGCTGCTGGTCGAGTGGCCGGAGGGCGGTGTCCCCTCCGTGCGCCGCACCTTCGTGGAAGGCCGCGAAGCCTACCGCGCCGTTTCCGCCGGCTCTTAA
- the alr gene encoding alanine racemase: protein MTDGHDDLLDIDPFDYAPLRLTVDLAALADNWQDLARRSGRARTAAVVKADAYGLGIEDCGLTLYEAGARDFFVAAASEGETLRAYAPDARIFVLFGIWPGQEETFFANDLVPVLASEEQLAFWMSVLSERGPYPCALQVDTGFNRLGLSMEEALLLASDVSRPTSFEPVLVLSHLHSGDTPEAESNRQQLDRFREVSAAYEGVEASLSASAGIFLGPQYHFDLTRPGISLYGGQATSGMENPMRPVASAEARIVQIREARAGETVSYGGTHRLARDSRLAVAAVGYADGYLRALSGSGVPLRSAVSAGAFGFIAGHRVPVVGRITMDLTIFDVTDLPKNAIRAGDYIELIGQNIALDEMAAAAGTIGYELLTSLGLRYERRWLGEDDG from the coding sequence ATGACTGACGGACATGACGACCTGCTGGATATCGATCCCTTCGATTACGCCCCGCTGCGTCTCACCGTCGATCTCGCCGCCCTTGCCGACAATTGGCAGGATCTGGCGCGCCGCTCCGGAAGGGCCAGAACCGCCGCCGTCGTCAAGGCGGATGCCTATGGGCTGGGGATCGAGGATTGCGGGCTGACGCTCTACGAGGCGGGCGCGCGCGATTTCTTCGTCGCCGCCGCCAGCGAAGGCGAGACGCTGCGCGCCTATGCGCCGGATGCCCGCATCTTCGTGCTGTTCGGCATCTGGCCGGGTCAGGAGGAAACATTCTTTGCGAACGACCTGGTGCCGGTTCTGGCATCGGAGGAGCAGCTCGCCTTCTGGATGTCGGTTCTTTCCGAGCGCGGTCCTTACCCTTGCGCACTGCAGGTGGATACCGGCTTCAACCGCCTTGGCCTCTCGATGGAGGAGGCACTTTTGCTGGCTTCCGATGTCTCGCGCCCGACGAGTTTCGAGCCGGTGCTGGTGCTCTCGCATCTTCATAGCGGCGACACGCCGGAGGCCGAGAGCAACCGCCAGCAGCTCGACCGTTTCCGCGAGGTGAGTGCCGCCTATGAGGGGGTAGAGGCCAGCCTCTCCGCCTCGGCCGGCATCTTCCTCGGGCCGCAATATCATTTCGACCTCACCCGGCCGGGCATCTCGCTTTATGGCGGGCAGGCCACCTCCGGCATGGAGAACCCGATGCGGCCGGTGGCAAGCGCCGAGGCGCGCATCGTGCAGATCCGCGAGGCCAGGGCCGGTGAGACCGTCAGCTATGGCGGCACGCATCGCCTTGCCCGCGACAGCCGGCTGGCGGTGGCCGCGGTCGGCTATGCCGATGGCTATCTGCGCGCTCTGTCGGGCAGCGGCGTGCCGCTGCGCTCTGCCGTTTCCGCCGGCGCCTTCGGCTTCATCGCCGGGCACCGCGTGCCGGTCGTTGGTCGCATCACCATGGATCTGACCATCTTCGATGTGACCGACCTGCCGAAGAATGCTATCCGCGCCGGCGATTACATCGAACTCATCGGCCAGAATATCGCTCTCGACGAGATGGCAGCGGCTGCCGGCACAATCGGCTACGAGCTGCTCACCAGCCTCGGGCTTCGTTACGAGCGACGTTGGCTGGGCGAAGACGACGGCTGA
- a CDS encoding type II toxin-antitoxin system ParD family antitoxin has product MPEIHLTDEEQAFIDTKLRTGAYRSAEDVVRAGLALLDQQEEQVRRMIDAADAQVAAGETLPFDSADAVADSVIERGMRRLNRKS; this is encoded by the coding sequence ATGCCCGAGATCCATCTGACGGACGAAGAGCAGGCCTTCATCGACACCAAGCTGCGCACCGGCGCCTACCGAAGCGCCGAGGATGTGGTGCGGGCGGGGCTGGCACTGCTGGACCAGCAGGAGGAACAGGTGCGGCGAATGATTGATGCCGCTGACGCCCAGGTCGCCGCCGGCGAGACCCTTCCGTTCGACAGCGCGGATGCCGTTGCTGACTCGGTCATCGAGCGGGGGATGCGGCGATTAAACCGAAAAAGCTGA
- a CDS encoding type II toxin-antitoxin system RelE/ParE family toxin, protein MGEKDIIAASRFVRQLASKIGWIAVSGFPGVSRDDLRPGLKALPFRKRCIYFRTTPDEVIILRVLHGHQDLSADLFDEEQQED, encoded by the coding sequence ATCGGCGAGAAAGACATTATTGCCGCGAGCCGTTTTGTCCGCCAATTGGCGAGCAAAATTGGGTGGATCGCAGTCAGCGGCTTTCCCGGTGTGTCGCGTGATGATTTGCGGCCTGGACTGAAGGCACTGCCCTTTCGCAAGCGCTGTATCTATTTCCGCACGACGCCAGATGAGGTGATCATCCTTCGCGTCCTGCACGGCCACCAGGATCTTTCGGCCGACCTTTTCGACGAAGAACAACAAGAAGACTGA